The following proteins come from a genomic window of Canis aureus isolate CA01 chromosome 3, VMU_Caureus_v.1.0, whole genome shotgun sequence:
- the LOC144305901 gene encoding olfactory receptor 8B8-like, giving the protein MPPGNASLVTEFILVGLTDLPYLQLPLFCLFLLMYVVTVLGNLCLVTLIRLNSHLHTPMYFFLFNLSFIDLCYSSVFTPKMLINFTSKKNIISYMGCMTQLYFFCFFVVSECYVLTSMAYDRYVAICNPLLYNVAMSPNVCSLLMLGSYLMAFSGAMAHTGCMLRLIFCDANTINHYLCDILPLLQLSCTSTYVNELVVFIVVGINIIVPSVTVFVSYGFILSSILRISSTEGRSKAFSACSSHIIAVSLFFGSGAFMYLKPSSTESMDEGKISSVFYTNVVPMMNPLIYSLRNKDVKIALQKTLSRRTF; this is encoded by the coding sequence ATGCCTCCTGGAAATGCTTCTCTTGTGACTGAATTCATTCTGGTGGGGCTCACAGACTTACCATATCTCCAGCTCCCCCTGTTCTGCCTGTTTCTACTCATGTATGTGGTCACTGTGCTGGGAAACTTATGCTTGGTCACTCTTATCAGGCTGAATTCtcacctccacacccccatgtacttttTCCTCTTCAATTTGTCCTTCATAGACCTCTGTTATTCTTCTGTGTTTACACCCAAAATGTTGATTAACTTCACATCCAAGAAGAATATTATCTCCTACATGGGGTGCATGACCCAgctttactttttctgtttttttgttgtttctgaatGCTATGTGCTGACATCCATGGCCTAtgatcgctatgtggccatctgtaacCCACTTTTGTATAATGTTGCCATGTCCCCTAATGTGTGTTCCCTCCTTATGCTTGGTTCATATTTGATGGCATTCTCAGGTGCCATGGCCCACACTGGATGCATGCTGAGACTGATCTTCTGTGATGCAAACACCATCAACCATTATTTGTGTGacattctccctctgctccagctctCCTGCACCAGCACGTATGTGAATGAGCTGGTGGTTTTCATTGTGGTGGGCATCAACATCATTGTGCCCAGTGTCACCGTCTTTGTGTCTTATGGTTTCATCCTCTCCAGCATCCTGCGCATAAGCTCCACTGAGGGCAGGTCCAAGGCATTCAGTGCCTGTAGTTCCCACATAATtgctgtttctctcttctttgggtCAGGTGCATTTATGTATCTTAAACCATCATCCACTGAGTCTATGGATGAGGGAAAAATCTCTTCTGTCTTTTATACCAATGTGGTTCCCATGATGAACCCTTTAATCTATAGCTTGAGGAACAAAGATGTTAAAATTGCTTTGCAAAAAACCCTCAGTAGAAGAACGTTTTGA
- the LOC144305910 gene encoding olfactory receptor 8B8-like, which translates to MAIGNDSSVTEFILLGLTQQPELQLPLFFIFLGFYVVTMVGNMGLILLIGLNSHLHTPMYYFLFNLSFIDFCYSSVIIPRMLMGFVKQNIISYPECMTQLCFFAFFVISECCILTSMAYDRYVAICKPLLYKAIMSHQVCLMFMAGTYGMGFVGAMAHTGCMLRLSFCDGNIINHYMCDIPPLLQLSCTSTYINEVVVFIVVGINVIVPSLTISISYTLILSNIFHIRSTEGRSKAFSTCSSHIVTVSLFFGASAFMYLKPSPAGSLDRDKVSTVFYTIVGPMMNPFIYSLRNKDVKIALSKTLKKRVFS; encoded by the coding sequence ATGGCCATAGGAAATGACTCTTCAGTGACCGAGTTTATCCTGCTGGGTTTAACACAACAGCCAGAACTCCAGCTGcctctcttcttcattttcttaggaTTCTATGTGGTCACCATGGTGGGGAACATGGGCTTGATTCTTCTGATTGGGCTGAACTCTCACCTGCACACTCCCATGTACTACTTTCTCTTCAACCTTtccttcattgatttctgctacTCGTCTGTCATAATCCCTAGAATGCTGATGggttttgtaaaacaaaatattatctcTTATCCAGAGTGCATGACACAGCTCTGTTTCTTCGCTTTCTTTGTTATCAGTGAGTGCTGTATTTTGACATCAATGGCCTATGACCGGTATGTGGCCATCTGTAAGCCCCTGCTCTACAAAGCCATCATGTCCCATCAGGTCTGCCTCATGTTCATGGCAGGAACATATGGGATGGGGTTTGTGGGTGCAATGGCCCACACCGGATGTATGCTGAGACTCAGCTTCTGTGATGGCAACATCATCAATCATTACATGTGTGACATACCTCCTCTTCTCCAGCTCTCTTGCACGAGCACCTACATCAATGAGGTGGTGGTTTTCATTGTGGTGGGCATCAATGTAATAGTGCCCAGTCTCACTATCTCCATTTCTTACACCTTGATCCTCTCCAACATATTCCATATCCGTTCTACAGAGGGCAGGTCCAAAGCCTTCAGTACCTGTAGCTCTCACATAGTtactgtttctctcttctttggagCATCGGCATTCATGTACCTTAAGCCCTCTCCTGCTGGGTCCCTGGATCGAGATAAAGTATCCACAGTTTTTTATACCATCGTGGGGCCAATGATGAATCCTTTTATCTACAGTTTAAGGAACAAAGATGTTAAAATTGCACTGAGTAAGACTTTGAAGAAAAGGGTGTTCTCATAA